From Novipirellula galeiformis, the proteins below share one genomic window:
- the ruvA gene encoding Holliday junction branch migration protein RuvA, which produces MIVTITGKLVRVGEASVVIESAPFEYEVFVADFTRRQMQGKIGDEARLHTLQYIEGNAAQGGRLTPRLIGFLSEPERQFFDLFCSVDGVGVKKALRAMVRPVKELAVLIEQQDAKSLSALPGVGPATSERIIAKLRRKMPRFALMVDPGAIGETQEAGSEVIGETFDALITLGHTEADARRLIDEAIAGKKKFKDTESLLTAIYQRSS; this is translated from the coding sequence TTGATCGTCACGATTACAGGAAAATTGGTTCGCGTTGGCGAGGCCTCGGTGGTGATTGAATCGGCCCCGTTTGAATACGAGGTGTTTGTTGCCGATTTCACACGTCGTCAAATGCAAGGCAAGATCGGTGACGAAGCGCGGCTGCATACGTTGCAGTACATCGAAGGTAACGCGGCTCAAGGCGGACGATTGACTCCGCGATTGATCGGCTTTTTGTCGGAGCCCGAACGCCAATTTTTTGATCTGTTTTGCAGCGTCGACGGCGTCGGCGTCAAGAAGGCGTTGCGCGCGATGGTACGTCCGGTCAAGGAATTGGCGGTGCTGATCGAACAACAAGACGCCAAGTCGCTCTCCGCACTTCCCGGCGTGGGGCCAGCCACGAGCGAGCGGATCATTGCCAAACTGCGTCGCAAGATGCCTCGCTTCGCCTTGATGGTCGATCCAGGGGCGATTGGCGAGACGCAAGAGGCGGGCAGCGAAGTGATCGGCGAGACGTTCGACGCCTTGATCACGTTGGGGCACACCGAAGCGGATGCACGGCGATTGATCGACGAAGCGATCGCAGGGAAGAAGAAGTTCAAGGACACCGAGTCGCTACTAACCGCGATCTACCAGCGTTCGAGTTAG
- a CDS encoding histidine kinase yields MTNASADLVLFLSGDLMFASRVRGAAANAELEFKFSGNLPAGDLDSVAYVIIDLSTRSKLIPDVVAEIATRCPTAKVIAYGPHVQINQLKAAREAGVPTVMTRGQFDAALPSLFVG; encoded by the coding sequence ATGACAAATGCATCCGCTGATCTCGTGCTGTTTTTGTCTGGTGATTTGATGTTCGCATCACGCGTGCGTGGTGCCGCAGCAAACGCCGAGCTGGAATTCAAGTTCAGCGGAAATTTGCCCGCAGGGGACCTCGACTCGGTGGCCTACGTGATCATCGATTTGTCAACACGCAGCAAATTGATACCCGACGTGGTGGCTGAAATCGCTACCCGCTGTCCGACTGCGAAAGTGATTGCCTATGGGCCTCACGTTCAAATCAACCAACTCAAAGCGGCACGCGAAGCTGGCGTGCCCACGGTGATGACGCGAGGCCAATTTGACGCAGCACTGCCGAGTTTATTTGTGGGATAG
- the cysS gene encoding cysteine--tRNA ligase → MSTATASTSVTGTSETKPPIKIYNTLSKTKEIFQPIAPPKVGIYLCGPTVYAESHIGHMVGPVIFDTVKRYLRYSGYDVTWVVNITDVDDKLIAKSRERGIPMSQIAVEMTADYLSNLRELGVNQIDYLPRATDHMPQIISFIEALIAKGHAYEVDGDVFFDVMKDPNYGQLSNRSVDAQQGEGGEAAAKKKSSGDFALWKNAKGQSIAWDSPWGKGRPGWHIECSAMSHEILGDTFDIHGGGLDLMFPHHENERAQSGCCHDAPMVKYWMHNGLMRAGEKGKVGGKSDREESNEEAAAGKISRSKGAGGLSDLIRRHTGERIRFFLLRTHYRSTIVYGEEGLQEAGTSLEAFYRFFDRFAEISGKSVYDLQPAASRTEGEFDPGKDALLVEMHGVRQKFLAAMDDDFNTGAAISVLFDTLRLMNRFMDENKLDASSDKASAAVASLVAAATIIRELTAVLGIFVKAPPKSSGDDGDAALLDSVVHLLINLRKEARERKDYATGDAIRDRLSELGVALLDKKEGTSWERSS, encoded by the coding sequence ATGAGCACTGCTACCGCCTCCACCAGCGTCACGGGGACTTCGGAAACGAAGCCGCCGATCAAAATTTACAACACGCTGAGCAAAACCAAGGAAATCTTTCAGCCTATCGCGCCGCCCAAGGTCGGGATCTATTTGTGTGGTCCCACCGTTTACGCCGAGTCGCACATCGGGCATATGGTCGGCCCTGTGATTTTCGATACGGTCAAACGCTACCTTCGCTACAGCGGCTATGACGTCACTTGGGTGGTCAATATCACCGATGTCGACGACAAATTGATCGCGAAAAGCCGCGAGCGGGGGATTCCGATGAGCCAAATCGCGGTTGAAATGACCGCCGATTACTTGTCGAACCTGCGTGAGTTGGGGGTCAACCAAATTGACTATCTGCCGCGGGCAACCGACCACATGCCGCAAATCATTAGCTTTATCGAGGCGTTGATCGCCAAGGGGCACGCGTACGAAGTCGACGGCGATGTCTTTTTTGACGTGATGAAGGATCCCAACTACGGCCAACTTTCCAATCGCAGCGTCGATGCTCAACAGGGCGAAGGGGGCGAAGCGGCGGCCAAGAAAAAATCCTCAGGCGATTTCGCGCTTTGGAAAAATGCCAAAGGCCAATCGATCGCTTGGGATAGTCCCTGGGGCAAAGGGCGGCCGGGTTGGCATATCGAGTGCTCGGCGATGAGCCACGAAATCCTGGGTGATACGTTCGACATCCACGGCGGCGGCTTGGATTTGATGTTCCCACACCATGAGAACGAACGCGCTCAAAGCGGTTGCTGCCACGATGCACCGATGGTCAAGTATTGGATGCACAACGGGCTGATGCGTGCCGGTGAAAAAGGCAAAGTCGGTGGCAAAAGCGACCGCGAAGAGTCCAACGAAGAGGCCGCAGCAGGCAAGATCAGCCGCAGCAAGGGAGCGGGTGGATTGTCCGATTTGATTCGCCGACACACCGGCGAACGCATCCGGTTCTTCTTGCTCCGCACGCACTATCGATCGACCATCGTGTATGGCGAAGAAGGATTGCAAGAAGCGGGGACGTCGCTCGAAGCGTTCTACCGATTCTTCGATCGTTTCGCCGAGATCAGCGGCAAATCGGTTTACGATTTACAGCCCGCCGCATCGCGAACCGAAGGCGAATTTGATCCAGGTAAAGACGCGTTGCTGGTTGAGATGCACGGCGTTCGGCAAAAGTTCTTGGCCGCCATGGATGACGATTTCAACACTGGCGCAGCGATCAGTGTGTTGTTCGATACGCTGCGTTTGATGAATCGTTTCATGGACGAAAACAAGCTCGACGCCAGCAGCGACAAGGCCTCTGCGGCAGTCGCTTCGCTTGTCGCGGCTGCGACGATCATTCGTGAATTGACTGCGGTGCTTGGCATCTTTGTTAAAGCACCCCCGAAATCGAGTGGCGATGATGGCGACGCGGCGCTGTTGGACAGCGTGGTTCACTTGTTGATCAATTTGCGCAAAGAAGCACGTGAGCGAAAGGATTACGCCACCGGCGATGCGATCCGCGATCGACTGAGCGAGCTCGGCGTCGCACTACTGGATAAGAAAGAAGGCACCAGCTGGGAACGTAGCTCGTGA
- the ispF gene encoding 2-C-methyl-D-erythritol 2,4-cyclodiphosphate synthase, with translation MSTPIPAIRIGLGYDSHRLGNGGPLRIGAMEIPAEVHAIGHSDADVLLHAITDALLGSVAEPDIGRLFPDHAEENRDRDSRDFLHEALRRVRHHGMEIVNLDCVILAERPKMAPHLDLMRETIAGLLDISVDRIGIKAKTGEGIGAIGGATAIAARVVALVYSTRES, from the coding sequence ATGAGCACACCGATTCCTGCGATTCGTATTGGACTGGGGTACGATTCCCACCGCCTTGGTAATGGGGGGCCGCTTCGGATCGGAGCGATGGAAATTCCGGCTGAAGTGCATGCGATCGGCCACAGCGATGCCGATGTTTTGCTGCATGCGATCACCGACGCGTTGTTGGGCTCGGTGGCCGAGCCTGATATTGGCCGCTTATTTCCGGACCATGCCGAAGAAAACCGAGACCGTGACAGTCGCGATTTCCTGCATGAAGCTCTTCGTCGGGTCCGCCATCACGGCATGGAAATCGTCAATCTCGACTGCGTTATCTTAGCGGAACGCCCCAAAATGGCACCCCATTTGGATTTGATGCGAGAAACGATCGCGGGGTTGTTAGATATCTCAGTTGATCGAATTGGTATCAAAGCAAAGACGGGCGAAGGGATTGGGGCGATCGGCGGTGCGACCGCGATCGCCGCTCGCGTTGTGGCGCTGGTTTACAGCACGCGGGAATCCTAA
- the ruvC gene encoding crossover junction endodeoxyribonuclease RuvC: protein MGIDPGLNTTGYGVIEVHGATIKLCEAGIIRSRAKDPLEMRLRELYTGVKEVIEALQPEMMALEQLFSHYERPRTAILMGHARGVICLAAGEAEIPVGHFEPTRVKKVLTGNGRAPKSQMQLAVKLQLRLANLPEPADVADALAIALCGHHLGINTPLDKLMK from the coding sequence CTGGGCATTGACCCCGGTTTGAATACAACCGGGTACGGGGTGATCGAGGTTCACGGTGCGACGATCAAGTTGTGCGAAGCCGGGATCATTCGCAGCCGTGCCAAGGATCCGCTAGAGATGCGTCTGCGAGAGCTCTACACTGGCGTCAAGGAAGTGATCGAGGCGTTGCAGCCCGAGATGATGGCGCTGGAACAGTTGTTTTCGCATTACGAGCGACCGCGAACGGCAATTTTGATGGGCCATGCGCGCGGCGTGATTTGTTTAGCTGCCGGTGAAGCGGAAATTCCGGTAGGGCACTTTGAGCCCACGCGAGTGAAGAAGGTGTTGACCGGGAACGGTCGAGCTCCCAAAAGCCAAATGCAATTGGCGGTGAAGTTGCAGCTGCGGTTAGCGAATCTGCCCGAGCCGGCGGACGTTGCCGATGCATTGGCAATCGCGTTGTGTGGCCATCACTTGGGGATCAACACGCCGCTGGACAAGTTGATGAAGTAA